A stretch of the Bacillus sp. B-jedd genome encodes the following:
- a CDS encoding putative DNA-binding protein, whose product MLEKTTRMNYLYDFYHSLLTEKQQSYMSLYYLDDYSLGEIAEEYDVSRQAVYDNIKRTEAMLEEYEEKLLLLQKFQERIALLGKMKELIHSDPPPKQALLEAVAELEKLD is encoded by the coding sequence ATGCTTGAGAAAACAACGAGAATGAATTATCTTTATGATTTCTACCATTCTTTGTTGACGGAAAAACAGCAAAGCTATATGTCTCTCTACTACCTGGATGATTATTCGCTCGGGGAAATTGCCGAAGAGTATGATGTCAGCCGACAGGCGGTTTATGATAATATTAAACGTACTGAAGCAATGCTTGAGGAATATGAAGAAAAACTGCTGCTATTGCAGAAGTTCCAGGAGCGTATTGCCTTATTGGGCAAAATGAAAGAGTTGATCCATTCCGATCCACCCCCTAAGCAGGCTCTGCTGGAGGCAGTGGCCGAGCTTGAAAAACTAGATTAG
- the ffh gene encoding signal recognition particle protein, protein MAFEGLADRLQNTLQRIRGKGKVNEADVKEMMREVRLALLEADVNFKVVKEFVKKVSERAVGQEVLKSLTPGQQVIKVVKEELTELMGGEQSKIAVSNRPPTVIMMVGLQGAGKTTTTGKLANLLRKKYNRKPLLVAADIYRPAAIKQLETLGKQLDMPVFSLGDKVSPVEIAKQAIAKAREDHNDYVLIDTAGRLHVDEALMDELKDIKELAKPNEIFLVVDAMTGQDAVNVAQSFNEQLGLTGVVLTKLDGDTRGGAALSIRAVTNTPIKFVGLGEKMDALEAFHPERMASRILGMGDVMTLIEKAQANVDEEKAKELEQKMRTASFTLDDFLDQLGQVRKMGPLEDILKMLPGANKIKGLNNVSIDEKQIAHVEAIIRSMTIKEKEHPEIINSKRKQRIAKGSGRTVPEVNRLLKQFEDMKKMMKQMTGMQSKGKKKGGFKLPFNPF, encoded by the coding sequence ATGGCATTTGAAGGATTAGCCGACCGACTGCAGAACACCCTTCAGCGAATCCGCGGCAAAGGGAAAGTCAACGAAGCGGATGTCAAGGAAATGATGAGGGAAGTGCGGCTGGCCCTTCTCGAGGCGGACGTTAACTTCAAGGTAGTCAAGGAGTTCGTCAAGAAGGTCAGTGAACGCGCTGTTGGCCAGGAAGTTTTGAAAAGCCTGACACCAGGACAGCAGGTCATTAAGGTCGTAAAAGAGGAATTGACCGAGCTGATGGGCGGGGAACAGAGCAAAATTGCTGTTTCGAACAGGCCTCCAACCGTCATCATGATGGTAGGTTTGCAGGGTGCGGGTAAAACGACGACAACTGGCAAACTGGCCAATCTTTTAAGGAAAAAGTATAACAGGAAACCGCTGCTGGTCGCAGCCGACATATACAGGCCCGCGGCCATCAAACAGCTGGAGACCCTTGGGAAGCAGCTTGATATGCCAGTGTTTTCCCTCGGCGACAAGGTAAGCCCCGTGGAAATCGCGAAGCAGGCCATCGCTAAAGCCCGTGAAGACCATAACGACTATGTCCTCATTGATACAGCAGGACGGCTTCATGTTGATGAAGCGCTCATGGATGAGTTGAAGGATATTAAGGAACTAGCGAAGCCGAACGAAATCTTCCTTGTCGTTGATGCAATGACAGGGCAGGATGCCGTCAATGTGGCCCAAAGCTTCAATGAGCAGCTTGGGCTGACCGGGGTTGTTTTGACAAAGCTTGATGGCGATACGAGAGGCGGCGCGGCGCTGTCAATCAGGGCTGTGACGAACACGCCAATCAAATTTGTCGGCCTTGGCGAAAAGATGGACGCACTGGAAGCATTCCATCCGGAGCGAATGGCATCGAGGATTCTTGGTATGGGCGACGTGATGACCTTGATAGAAAAAGCCCAGGCAAATGTGGACGAGGAAAAGGCGAAAGAGCTCGAGCAGAAAATGCGGACCGCTTCCTTTACGCTCGATGACTTCCTTGACCAGCTTGGACAGGTGCGGAAAATGGGACCGCTTGAGGATATCTTGAAAATGCTTCCGGGCGCCAATAAAATCAAAGGCCTGAACAATGTCTCAATTGATGAAAAGCAGATAGCCCATGTTGAAGCGATCATCAGGTCGATGACGATAAAGGAAAAGGAACACCCTGAAATCATCAATTCAAAACGCAAACAAAGGATTGCGAAGGGAAGCGGACGGACGGTGCCTGAGGTCAACCGCCTGCTCAAGCAATTCGAAGACATGAAAAAGATGATGAAGCAAATGACCGGAATGCAATCAAAAGGCAAGAAAAAAGGCGGTTTTAAGCTTCCATTCAATCCATTTTAA
- the rpsP gene encoding 30S ribosomal protein S16, whose product MAVKIRLKRMGAKKSPFYRIVVADSRSPRDGRFIETVGTYNPVAAPAVVDINEELVLKWLQNGAKPSDTVRNLFSNAGIMEKFHNAKLGK is encoded by the coding sequence ATGGCAGTAAAAATTCGTTTAAAGCGCATGGGAGCTAAAAAGTCTCCTTTCTATCGTATTGTAGTAGCAGATTCTCGTTCACCACGTGATGGACGCTTCATTGAAACAGTAGGAACTTACAACCCAGTTGCTGCTCCTGCAGTTGTGGACATCAACGAAGAATTGGTTCTGAAGTGGCTTCAAAATGGCGCCAAGCCATCTGACACAGTACGCAACCTATTCTCCAATGCTGGCATCATGGAAAAATTCCACAATGCCAAGCTTGGCAAATAA
- a CDS encoding KH domain-containing protein — protein MKQLIETIVKPLVDFPEDVRVNVTEEDQRVTYHLSVNKTDMGKVIGKQGRVAKAIRTVVYAAGASEQKKLFLEIGDN, from the coding sequence ATGAAACAGTTGATTGAAACGATTGTCAAGCCCCTTGTTGATTTTCCAGAAGATGTTCGTGTGAACGTTACTGAAGAAGATCAACGCGTTACCTATCATCTTTCCGTCAACAAGACAGACATGGGAAAAGTAATTGGAAAGCAAGGGCGCGTTGCAAAAGCAATCCGCACCGTAGTCTACGCGGCCGGTGCATCAGAACAAAAGAAACTGTTTTTAGAAATCGGGGATAATTAA
- a CDS encoding YlqD family protein, giving the protein MKILQTIIVKQILTEASRQKLLDRYKGEKHQLEKECIQLQFVQKKMEKAGSFPYGQIKKHFEKEQLARKERIGVLEFQISQLHMLPLGSELKESEVQAIVEIKPGDSWDGGLHQEEIIIRDGVIEEIRKR; this is encoded by the coding sequence ATGAAAATTCTCCAAACCATCATTGTGAAACAAATATTGACAGAGGCGAGCCGGCAAAAGCTTTTGGACCGGTATAAAGGTGAAAAGCACCAGCTTGAAAAGGAATGCATCCAGCTTCAGTTCGTACAAAAGAAAATGGAAAAGGCGGGAAGCTTTCCCTACGGGCAAATAAAAAAGCATTTTGAAAAAGAACAATTGGCCCGGAAAGAAAGAATCGGGGTGCTGGAGTTTCAAATCAGCCAGCTGCATATGCTACCATTAGGAAGTGAACTGAAGGAGTCTGAGGTCCAGGCGATTGTCGAAATAAAGCCAGGCGATTCATGGGATGGCGGCCTTCATCAAGAGGAAATTATAATCCGGGACGGGGTTATTGAAGAGATTCGCAAGAGGTGA